Proteins encoded by one window of Agelaius phoeniceus isolate bAgePho1 chromosome 5, bAgePho1.hap1, whole genome shotgun sequence:
- the FERRY3 gene encoding ferry endosomal RAB5 effector complex subunit 3 isoform X2 codes for MTTLEHAKPEETSWDEDFADVYHDLIHSPASEMLLNLEHNYFVSISELISERDVELKKLRERQGAEMDKVMQELGKSLTDQDVNSLAAQHFESQQDLENKWTNELKQTTAIQKQEYQEWVIKLHQDLKNPNNSSVSDEIKVQPSQLRESVEGNGRIYEEQRLLEESFTIHLGAQLKTMHNLRLLRADMLDFCKHKRNQRSGVKLHRLQTAMSLYSTSLCGLVLLVDNRISSYSGIKRDFATVCQECTDFHFPGIQEQLEIVQKVVLKARAQRSSKTKRHHENKISGNEDKLKNIERNQSNILPGEFYITRHSNLSEIHVAFHLCVDDNVRSVNVTARDPAIMGLRNILKVCCTHDITTISIPLLLVHEMSEEMTIPWCLKRAELVFKCVKGFMMEMASWDGGISRTVQFLVPQTISEEMFYQLSNMLPQIFRVSSTLTLTSKH; via the exons ATG ACAACCTTAGAACATGCCAAACCTGAAGAAACCAGCTGGGATGAAGATTTTGCAGATGTTTATCATGATCTGATCCATTCTCCAGCTTCTGAAATGCTGTTAAACCTGGAACACAATTATTTTGTTAGCATTTCAGAATTAATAAGTGAAAGGGACGTGGAGCTGAAAAAGCTACGTGAAAG GCAAGGAGCTGAAATGGATAAGGTGATGCAGGAGCTTGGGAAGTCACTGACTGACCAGGATGTGAATTCCTTAGCAGCTCAGCATTTTGAGTCACAGCAG GATCTGGAGAACAAATGGACCAATGAATTAAAACAGACCACTGCTATCCAGAAGCAGGAATATCAGGAGTGGGTGATAAAGCTTCATCAGGACCTAAAGAATCCCAACAACAGCTCAGTCAG TGATGAAATTAAAGTTCAGCCCAGCCAGCTGAGGGAATCTGTGGAAGGAAATGGGAGAATCTATGAAGAGCAAAGGCTTTTAGAAGAAAGCTTTACTATTCATTTAG gggCTCAGCTGAAGACCATGCACAACCTGAGGCTGCTGAGAGCTGATATGCTGGATTTCTGCAAACACAAGCGCAATCAGCGCAGTGGGGTGAAGCTGCACAGGCTTCAGACTGCCATGTCCCTCTACTCAACTTCCCTCTGTGGCCTGGTGTTACTGGTGGATAACAGGATCAGCTCATACAGTGGAATCAAAAGAG atttCGCAACCGTTTGCCAAGAATGCACGGATTTCCATTTTCCTGGAATCCAAGAACAACTTGAAATTGTCCAGAAGGTTGTACTTAAGGCCAGAGCACAGCGTAGCAGCAAGACAAAAAGACACCACG aaaacaaaatcagtGGGAATGAAGATAAATTAAAGAATATCGAACGAAACCAGTCGAACATTTTGCCGG GAGAGTTCTACATCACAAGGCACTCAAACCTCTCAGAAATCCATGTTGCCTTTCACCTGTGCGTGGATGACAACGTCAGGTCTGTGAACGTGACCGCCCGGGACCCGGCCATCATGGGGCTCAGGAACATCCTCAAGGTCTGCTGCACACATGACATCACCACCATCAGCATTCCCCTCCTGCTGGTGCATGAAATGTCAGAA GAGATGACCATTCCATGGTGCCTGAAGAGGGCAGAGCTCGTGTTCAAATGTGTCAAAG GTTTCATGATGGAAATGGCCTCGTGGGATGGAGGAATTTCTCGGACTGTACAATTCCTGGTACCACAG acaaTTTCAGAGGAAATGTTCTACCAGCTGAGTAACATGCTGCCACAGATCTTCAGAGTGTCCTCCACACTGACTCTGACCTCCAAGCACTGA
- the RAD51AP1 gene encoding RAD51-associated protein 1 isoform X1, translating to MARPVRRNKKVVDYSQFGDLEDDDEDFAPSSKKSRTQLKESKKEKKEKSKKPKEVTPSQTQTLSKRLSLDEKLYKRDLEVALALSVKEKSADPQEVQNSEEQGKNIESENTQRRPPFSNCSVDSELLGLNQVMDDDAPEGDGRQRTAATEVAAHHKSLVVDSDDRAHSPDSDPESVPTSPIVSPSWIMEHNSEPKQKVMSSPLEGAGRPLHASSPVTDKKPKWTPPAPSGSSNASVKCVPVKSPTHCLRLGLSRLARVKPLHPSATSS from the exons atGGCGCGGCCGGTCAGGAG GAACAAGAAAGTTGTTGATTATTCTCAGTTTGGGGATTTGGAAGATGATG ATGAAGACTTTGCACCTTCAAGCAAAAAATCCAGAACACAGCTTAAGGAAtcaaagaaggagaaaaaagagaagtcaAAAAAGCCCAAAGAAGTGACTCCGTCACAGACACAGACACTTAGTAAGAG GTTATCCTTGGATGAGAAACTTTATAAAAGAGATTTGGAAGTTGCCTTAGCCTTATCTGTCAAAGAAAAATCTGCAGATCCCCAAGAAGTGCAAAATTCAGAAGAACAAG GTAAGAATATTGAATCAGAAAATACACAGAGGAGACCCCCTTTTTCCAACTGCAGTGTAGACAGTGAACTTTTAG GTCTCAATCAGGTTATGGATGATGATGCACCTGAGGGTGATGGGAGGCAAAGGACAGCAGCAACCGAAGTTGCAGCACATCACAAGTCACTGGTGGTTGACAGTGATGACAGAGCCCATAGTCCTGATTCTGACCCAGAGTCTGTACCCA CATCACCTATAGTTTCTCCTTCTTGGATAATGGAGCACAACTCTGAGCCAAAGCAGAAGGTGATGTCCAGTCCCttggaaggagctggaaggcCTCTACATGCATCAAGTCCTGTCACAGACAAAAAGCCTAAATGGACACCGCCAG ctccctcaggaagCAGTAATGCCTCTGTGAAATGTGTTCCTGTTAAGTCACCTACTCACTGCCTAAGGCTTGGGCTCTCCAGACTGGCAAGAGTCAAACCTCTCCATCCCAGTGCTACCAGCAGTTAA
- the RAD51AP1 gene encoding RAD51-associated protein 1 isoform X2, giving the protein MARPVRRNKKVVDYSQFGDLEDDDEDFAPSSKKSRTQLKESKKEKKEKSKKPKEVTPSQTQTLSKRLSLDEKLYKRDLEVALALSVKEKSADPQEVQNSEEQGKNIESENTQRRPPFSNCSVDSELLGLNQVMDDDAPEGDGRQRTAATEVAAHHKSLVVDSDDRAHSPDSDPESVPTSPIVSPSWIMEHNSEPKQKVMSSPLEGAGRPLHASSPVTDKKPKWTPPVLISPLELCSAFLCGVPENAQDTGNSCPVLLQCVAG; this is encoded by the exons atGGCGCGGCCGGTCAGGAG GAACAAGAAAGTTGTTGATTATTCTCAGTTTGGGGATTTGGAAGATGATG ATGAAGACTTTGCACCTTCAAGCAAAAAATCCAGAACACAGCTTAAGGAAtcaaagaaggagaaaaaagagaagtcaAAAAAGCCCAAAGAAGTGACTCCGTCACAGACACAGACACTTAGTAAGAG GTTATCCTTGGATGAGAAACTTTATAAAAGAGATTTGGAAGTTGCCTTAGCCTTATCTGTCAAAGAAAAATCTGCAGATCCCCAAGAAGTGCAAAATTCAGAAGAACAAG GTAAGAATATTGAATCAGAAAATACACAGAGGAGACCCCCTTTTTCCAACTGCAGTGTAGACAGTGAACTTTTAG GTCTCAATCAGGTTATGGATGATGATGCACCTGAGGGTGATGGGAGGCAAAGGACAGCAGCAACCGAAGTTGCAGCACATCACAAGTCACTGGTGGTTGACAGTGATGACAGAGCCCATAGTCCTGATTCTGACCCAGAGTCTGTACCCA CATCACCTATAGTTTCTCCTTCTTGGATAATGGAGCACAACTCTGAGCCAAAGCAGAAGGTGATGTCCAGTCCCttggaaggagctggaaggcCTCTACATGCATCAAGTCCTGTCACAGACAAAAAGCCTAAATGGACACCGCCAG TCCTCATTTCCCCATTGGAGTTGTGTTCAGCATTTCTCTGTGGAGTGCCTGAAAATGcccaggacacagggaacaGTTGCCCAGTGTTGCTGCAGTGTGTGGCTGGGTAA
- the FERRY3 gene encoding ferry endosomal RAB5 effector complex subunit 3 isoform X1, translated as MKPNKGKTLTRERDYVYKFSAGNEHFVLTVPLKFPVQENISHLHGRLMVLHNLPCFIENDLKQSLSKFVEEETIKDYDREAEVALEAVKSGKVDINQLADTWAKAYKETTLEHAKPEETSWDEDFADVYHDLIHSPASEMLLNLEHNYFVSISELISERDVELKKLRERQGAEMDKVMQELGKSLTDQDVNSLAAQHFESQQDLENKWTNELKQTTAIQKQEYQEWVIKLHQDLKNPNNSSVSDEIKVQPSQLRESVEGNGRIYEEQRLLEESFTIHLGAQLKTMHNLRLLRADMLDFCKHKRNQRSGVKLHRLQTAMSLYSTSLCGLVLLVDNRISSYSGIKRDFATVCQECTDFHFPGIQEQLEIVQKVVLKARAQRSSKTKRHHENKISGNEDKLKNIERNQSNILPGEFYITRHSNLSEIHVAFHLCVDDNVRSVNVTARDPAIMGLRNILKVCCTHDITTISIPLLLVHEMSEEMTIPWCLKRAELVFKCVKGFMMEMASWDGGISRTVQFLVPQTISEEMFYQLSNMLPQIFRVSSTLTLTSKH; from the exons ATGAAGCCTAATAAAGGAAAGACTTTAACTAGAGAGAGAGACTATGTGTACAAATTCAGTGCTGGAAATGAACATTTTGTGCTTACGGTGCCTCTCAAATTCCCTGTGCAAGAGAATATCAGTCATTTACATGGACGTCTGATGGTTCTGCACAACCTGCCATGCTTTATAGAAAATG ACCTGAAGCAATCTCTTAGTAAATTTGTAGAAGAGGAAACTATAAAAGATTATGACAGAGAAGCTGAGGTGGCTCTGGAAGCAGTGAAATCAGGAAAAGTAGACATCAACCAGCTGGCAGATACTTGGGCTAAAGCTTATAAAGAG ACAACCTTAGAACATGCCAAACCTGAAGAAACCAGCTGGGATGAAGATTTTGCAGATGTTTATCATGATCTGATCCATTCTCCAGCTTCTGAAATGCTGTTAAACCTGGAACACAATTATTTTGTTAGCATTTCAGAATTAATAAGTGAAAGGGACGTGGAGCTGAAAAAGCTACGTGAAAG GCAAGGAGCTGAAATGGATAAGGTGATGCAGGAGCTTGGGAAGTCACTGACTGACCAGGATGTGAATTCCTTAGCAGCTCAGCATTTTGAGTCACAGCAG GATCTGGAGAACAAATGGACCAATGAATTAAAACAGACCACTGCTATCCAGAAGCAGGAATATCAGGAGTGGGTGATAAAGCTTCATCAGGACCTAAAGAATCCCAACAACAGCTCAGTCAG TGATGAAATTAAAGTTCAGCCCAGCCAGCTGAGGGAATCTGTGGAAGGAAATGGGAGAATCTATGAAGAGCAAAGGCTTTTAGAAGAAAGCTTTACTATTCATTTAG gggCTCAGCTGAAGACCATGCACAACCTGAGGCTGCTGAGAGCTGATATGCTGGATTTCTGCAAACACAAGCGCAATCAGCGCAGTGGGGTGAAGCTGCACAGGCTTCAGACTGCCATGTCCCTCTACTCAACTTCCCTCTGTGGCCTGGTGTTACTGGTGGATAACAGGATCAGCTCATACAGTGGAATCAAAAGAG atttCGCAACCGTTTGCCAAGAATGCACGGATTTCCATTTTCCTGGAATCCAAGAACAACTTGAAATTGTCCAGAAGGTTGTACTTAAGGCCAGAGCACAGCGTAGCAGCAAGACAAAAAGACACCACG aaaacaaaatcagtGGGAATGAAGATAAATTAAAGAATATCGAACGAAACCAGTCGAACATTTTGCCGG GAGAGTTCTACATCACAAGGCACTCAAACCTCTCAGAAATCCATGTTGCCTTTCACCTGTGCGTGGATGACAACGTCAGGTCTGTGAACGTGACCGCCCGGGACCCGGCCATCATGGGGCTCAGGAACATCCTCAAGGTCTGCTGCACACATGACATCACCACCATCAGCATTCCCCTCCTGCTGGTGCATGAAATGTCAGAA GAGATGACCATTCCATGGTGCCTGAAGAGGGCAGAGCTCGTGTTCAAATGTGTCAAAG GTTTCATGATGGAAATGGCCTCGTGGGATGGAGGAATTTCTCGGACTGTACAATTCCTGGTACCACAG acaaTTTCAGAGGAAATGTTCTACCAGCTGAGTAACATGCTGCCACAGATCTTCAGAGTGTCCTCCACACTGACTCTGACCTCCAAGCACTGA